The genomic segment TCGAGCCGGCCAATCCCCAACCTGCGGACGAGTGCCGCAGGATCCTCCAGCGGCTGTTCGTCGACGATCAACGCTCGAACCATCTGGCCGATCCGATCGTTCCGTTCACCGACCACAGCACCCAGCTCAGGGCGCATGCCGGGGGGAAGGCCGGCCAACGCCTTCTGGAGTAGATCGTATGCGTCGCGATGCTCCTCTCCACCGAAGAGTTCCCGGTCGATTTCGAGTCCCTCGAGTCCGGGATGGTTCACGGCAAGAGCCCGAAGGAGTTGACGTTCCGCCTTTTCGATTCCGGACCGGCGAGCGGGTGGACGTTCCTTCACCGGTTTGCTCCGACCGCCGGCGAAAGCCTCCTCGACGGCCGAGAGGACCGGTGCAAACTCGGAGCCGGCCTTCCTCGCGAGAAAGCGGGCGTACTCGCGACGCACCAGTGAGTCGGGCTGTCGGGCGAGCAAGCCCACGATCGATCGGATCGCCCGTGCCCGTGCTTCCGGTTCATCCAGGTTGTACCCGGACAGTTCCCTTTCGATCCGAAACTGCAGCAGAGGCCTCGACTGCTCGATCGCCTCCCGCAGCTCGTCGACTCGCCCGTCCTGCACCATATCGGCAGGATCTCTTCCCTCGGGCATGATCGCGACGCGCACGTCGAGATCCAGCTGCACGGGGGTGCGCAGCTCGTCTCCGCGGATCGCGGCTCCGACACCCGCTTGATCGGCATCGAACGCGAGCACGACCCGGTCGGCGAAGCGGCGTAACACATCGAAGTGATCCTCACCGAGCGCCGTGCCACATGTTGCCACGGCCTGAGGGATCCCGGCCTGATGCATGCCCATCACGTCGGTGTATCCCTCGACGATTACCGAGAACCCGGAACGGCTGATGTCCCCCTTCGCCCAGTTGAGACCGTAGAGCAGCCTCGCCTTCCGATAGATCCGGGTCTCAGGGCTGTTCAGGTATTTCGGCCCCGTGCCTTCGAGGAGACGAGCTCCGAATCCGACCGGGTCGCCACGAAGATCGAAGATCGGGAACATCACCCGGTTCCGAAACCAGTCCCTGAGCCGTCCCTTGCTCGTCCGGGCTGCAAGGCCGGCGCCCACCATCACCTTCTCCGACACCTTGCGGTCGCGAAGGTGATCGATCAGGGCGCTCCATTGCTCCGGCGCATAGCCGATCTGGAACCGATCGATCACGTCACCGTCGTAGCCCCGGCCGCGAAGGTAGGCACGCGCCCGGCCTGCATCGACACCGCTTCGGAGACGCTCGTTGTAGAACGAAACGGCGATCCGAACGGCGTCGACCAGGGCCTCCCTCTCCCCTTTTCGACGTGCGGCCTGCGGATCACGATGCAGCGTGATACCGGCCTGTGCAGCCAGGTACTCGACTGCCTCGCTGAAGTCCAGACCCTGTGTCTCCTGCACGAACCGAAAGATGTCTCCGCCGGCGCCACAGCCAAAACAGTGATAGAGCCCTTGGGCGACGTCGATGGACAGCGACGGTGTCTTCTCCTGGTGAAACGGGCAGATCGCCTTGTAACTGCGACCGGTTCTCTTGACGGTGGTGACCGCTTCGAGCAGATCCACGATATTGACCGAGGATCTGACACGCTCGATGTCGGTACGCTGATAGGCCATCACGGCGAGTGTAAACCGGTGCCGTGCCGACGGGAACAGCGACGAACGCCCTCGACTCCGTACAATCGCCGGCATGCGCATCGCGTTTCTCAACCCGCAAGGGGATTTCGATCCACAGGATCGATACTGGACCCAGCACCCTGACTTCGGTGGCCAGTTGGCAGACGTGAAGCAGGTGACGAACGCGCTCGCCGCCCAAGGACATGACCTCGACATCCTTACTCGACGCATCGTCGATCCTCGGGTGGCCCAGCTTCGAAGGCGAGCAGGACGCCTACCCCCGGTGGCGCCCGGATCGTGCGACCCCACGGCGCAGGACCGAACGACCGGTTCGTGCGTAAAGAGGACCTTTGGTCTCTGCTCGGCTCGGACTGGGTACCCAGCATCCTCGCCTTCTGTGGTGTGGACCTCCCCGACGTGTTCGCGGCGCACTGTGGCGACGGGATCAGCTCCGTACACGTCCGCTCGAACACGGGGATTCCGTACACGTTCACGGCCCATTCGCTCGGAGCACAAGAACGCGACGGCCTGCTCGCCGCCGGCGAATCCGTCAACGAAGACTGCGACCACTTCGCACGGCACCTCGAGGCCGAGCGCGTCGCCATGAACGACGCCCGCGTCGTGATCACGTCGAACGACCAGGAACGATCTCTCCAATACGGTCATCCCGCTTACGACGGGGCCATCGACCCGAGCGACGACCGGCGTTTCGCCGTCGTGCCGCCGGGGGTCGACCAATCTGTGTTCTGCCCGGGGTCCGTCGACGAAACCGCTTCTCGACGGATTCGTGCTTTCCCGGAAAGAGATCCCGAAGCCTCTCGGACCGAACTCCCTGCCGTCGTTTCGTCGAGCAGGCTCGACCCGAAGAAGAATCATCGCGTTCTCGTCGATGCATTCGGTCACAATCGAGAGCTTCGATCTCATGCAAATCCGCTATTCATCGCGGGGGCGATCAAGGATCCGCTGCGCGACGACGGCTCCGCCTCGCCCGCCGGCCGCCCAGCGCGTCCTCCCCGACTTGCGTGAAGCGATCGCCTCCTACCGCCTCGGCGGAATCGTCTCGGGTTTCGCCATCAACGGCCGGCTCTCTCTCGCCACCGCGTACCGACTCTTCACCGCCCGAAAGTCGGTCTTCGCTCTCACGGCACTGTACGAGCCGTTCGGACTCGCGCCCCTCGAGGCAGCGTCGACCGGGCTCCCTGTCGTCGTGACTCGCAACGGTGGGCCCGTCGAGAGTTTGCGTGACGAACACACGCAGTATGGGATCTTGGTCGACCCGTCCGATCCCGACGACGTTGCGAGCGGTCTCCTCAGGGCACTCGACCAGCGGCACCACTTCGCCCGAGCGGGCCCTCGCGCATCCATCCGGTCCCACGGAGCCCAACCTGGCATGGTGCGGTCTCAGGAGCTGACGATCCTACGCTTCCGCTCGGTGAACAGATCCGCTACGCCGACGGCGAAGAGCGGGAGAAGCGGCCCCGCGAGCAAGCCCGCCTCTGTAACGGTTCTCAAGAGCACGAACACATAGGCCGTCACGACTCCGACGGAGATCCAACGTCCGAGCCGCGAGTGCCGCTCGGGGTCGAATCGCAGCGCGATGACACCCCCGGCCCCGTAGCCTGCCACCATTCCGGTCACCACATCACGGGCCACCGCCAGTACCGGAACGGCAACGACGATAGAGAGCAGCATCGCGACGACCGTGGCGGCCGCCGGACTCGGATGTTTCGAGCCGAAGGCCAGCACGAGGAACGCAAAGGGGACGGCCGCCAATCCGAGCGCCAGCAACCCGCCCGACTGTGTCTGGCCGTCGACCTTGCCGGAGAGGAACGCGAGCAGCATGGCCGCCGAGCTTCCGGCGGCGATCACCGTGGCGAACGTCAGCGCCAACCATGTGCGTCGAGCAGTGATCGGCTCGTCGGTCAACGATCAGCCTTTGACGGAGCCGGCGGTCAGGCCACGGACGAAGTACCGCTGCAGTGAGAAGAACACCGTCAGCGGGAGGATCATCGTGATGAACGCGCCCGAAGTCAGCAACTCCCACGCTTCACCGCGGGTGCCGTTCAACTCGGCCAGCGCCTGGGTGATCACCCGTACGTCCTGAGTGCCACCCAGGAAGACGAGGGCTACCAGGAAGTCGTTCCACACCCAGAGAAACTGGAAGATCGCAAACGACGCCAGGGCAGGCACCGACAGCGGAATGATCAGTCGCCAGAAGATCGTGAAGTGGTTCGCCCCGTCGATCTTGGCCGACTCGATCGTCGAAGACGGCAGCGAGCCGATGTAGTTCCGCAAGAGATACACCGCGAGGGGAAGCCCGAAGCCGGTGTGGGCGAGCCACACCGCCATATAGGTTCCGGTCAAACGCAGGTTCGGAAAGATCGTCACCCCCATGAAATGCCCACCGCGTGAGTACAGGCTGAGGATCGGGATCAGTGCCATCTGCAGCGGAACGACCATCAGACCGACCACCGCCACGAACAGCCACTGGCGGCCCTTGAAATCCATCCAGGCGAACGCGTACGCAGCGAACGCTGCGATCGTGATCGGAATCACCGTCGCCGGAATCGACACGGCCAGGCTGTTCAGGAAAGCGTTCCCGAAGCCCTCTGAGGCGAGAACGTCCTTGTAGTTCGCAAGGGTCCACTGGGCCTTGTCGAACAGGTGCGGCAGGACCGTCCACCATCCTGACGTCCGAACCAGATTCGGGTTGCGGAACGAGCTGATGAGCAGCCCGACCGTCGGTATCATCCACAGCAGCGTGATGATGATGATCGTCAGCTTGCTGGGCATGCGTTCGAAGAGTCGCCGGAAGAACCCGGGCGTACGGTTGAGGCGGGCCGTTGCCGTCGTCATCGGATCGCCTCCTCCGCCTTGAAGCGCTTCACGTTGAGCACCATGATCGGGATGACCGCCACGAAGAGCACGACCGCGATCGCGGCACCTTTGCCGTTGTCTCCGAACTTGAAGAACCAGCGGAGCATCCGCTCCGCGATCACCTCCGTGCCGTTCTGACCGTTCGTCATCACCCAGATGATGTCGAAGATCTTCATCGCATTGATGAACATCGTCGTGGTGACCACCACAATCGTCGACATGATCGATGGAACGATCACCCGCCAGAACACCTGGAACTCTCTCGCACCGTCGATGCGGGCAGCCTCGAGGATCTCATCGGGCACGGCCTTGATCCCCGCCGAGAGGATCACCATGGCAAACCCTGTCTGGAGCCACACCATGACCACCATGAGCAGGAGGTTGTTCCATGGCTGTTCCTGGAGCCACGGAATCGGCTGCTTCCCGGCGCTCACCATGATGCCGTTGAGCAGTCCGATCTGATTGCCGAAGCCTTCCGGTCGGAAGCTGTACACGAACCGCCAGACGATCGACGCGCCGACGAACGAAACGGCCATCGGCAGGAAGATCAGCGACTTGGCGACCGCTTCACCCCGGTGGAGACGGTCGACGAGTGTGGCGAATCCGAGACCCACCCCGACGGTGAACAAAGGAATGGCGATGACCCACCCGAAGGTGTTACGGATCGACCGCAGCATCGCCGGGTCGCTGAACACGAACTTGTAGTTGTCCAGACCCACGAATGTCGAGGACGTGGCATCTTTGAAGCTCAGTATCGTCGTATTGATCGCCGGGTACACCAAGAACACGGACAGAATGACCAGCGCCGGCCCGACGAACACGTACGGGCGAACCCGTTCTTGCACCCGGTCCGAAAACCGGCTCACTGCGAAATCCATCGCCCAGAACAGCAAGAAGATCCCGCCGACACCGACGATGATCGCCACGAGCGCGAGGACCAGCTTCGGGGCGTCGCTCTTCCGAAGGAACTGAAACGTCAGCCAGAGAAGAATGAACGCCACGATCGGCACCCCGAGTGACGCGACCAGTCGAAGAACGCCGACCCAGACCGATCGTGCGGCCCGTTCGGCGACAGACGCTTCGGGTTTCATCTCCACACTCAAACGCGCTCCTCCTGACGCTCGGCCTGACTATACAGAAAGGGAGGCGGCCGCATCGGCCGCCTCCCGAATCGTCAATACCCGTTCGTCCTACGAGGACGGCCAGGAATCGTCGATGTCCTTGAGGACTTTGTCGAGCGAGCTGGGCCCGCCCTGCATGTAGTCGATCATCCCGGTCCAGAACGAGCCGGAGCCCACGACCGAAGGCATCAGGTCGGAGGCGTCGAATCGAGCACCGTCGATCTTCAAGGCGGCCACGATGGCGCCGGCCGCCGTACCGGTGATGCTGTCCTTGTAGCAGTCAGGGCCAACGTTGACGTTCGGCGAGATACGCCCTGCGTCGGTTCCACCCTGAGCACACTGCACGTCCGTTGAGATGAAGTCGTTGAGGAACTCCCGCACCTCCGGGCGATCGGCGAAGACCGCACCGAGCTCACCGGCGATGAGCGCACCCTTCTTGCCCGGGTCGATATCCGGGAACGCGAACACGTTGTAGTCTTTGCCGGCGACGAGCGTGCGCCCGTCCGCTGCATCGAAGAACTGTGTGATGAACGACGCCTGCCGGTGCATGAAGCACGACGGCGGGCTGTTGAACATCGGGTCCGGCGCGTCACGGAAGTCGATCGCGGGGATCTGTTCCGCGCCACCCAGAACGTATCCGGGGGTGAACGTCACGTCGCCGAGCAGTTCGAAGGCCCGTTTGACCTCTGGGCTCTCGAAGGGCAGCTTGTGCGTGACCCACTGGTCATACAGATCGGGACCGGCGGTCCGAAGCATGATGTCTTCGATCCAGTCGGTGCCGGTCCAACCGGTTGCCGCATCCGATCCGAAGCCGATGCACCACGGTGTGTTGCCGTCGGCGACCATCTTGTTGCTGAGAGTGATCATCTCGTCCCACGTCTTCGGCACCGTGTACCCGGCGTCGGTGAATGCCGGCTCCGGATACCACACCAGACTTTTGAGGTTCGTGTTCGTCGGGAGTCCGTAGTGCTTTCCGTTGTACTCACCGAGTGACAACAGGTACTTCCCGAACGTCGCCTCGAGCGCCGACATGTCGAACCCGAGATCTTCGAGTGCGATCGCCTTGCCGGCCTTCGCCATCTCGATAACCGAGCCCGGCTGCGGATACAAGGCAATGTCGGGCGGATTCCCACCGTCGACACGAATCTTGATCTGCTCCTCGAAGCTGTCCGAACCCTCATACGTCGCCGTGTAGTCCTTGTCGGCATTGTTGATCTTGTCGTCGATCACCGACTGGACCGCCTGTGCTTCGGTACCGCTGAAGGCCCCGAAAACATTGACCTTCGCCTTCTCTGCGGTTCCTCCGCCCCCTCCGCAAGCAACCACGATCATGGCCATGATCGCGAGCACGACCAACCATCGCACTCTCTTCATAGTCTTGTCCTTCCCTCGACATGCGGCCTTGAGGCCGTCAGCATTTCATGCTACCCGCGAGGAAGTCCTCGCGCCTCTGGGACCGGGGCCCTCAGACTCCGAGACGGTCCCGAAGATGGACGATCAACTGATCGATCGAAACCCGATCCTGCTCCATCGTGTCGCGATCGCGCACCGTGACGGCACGATCTTCGAGCGAGTCGAAGTCGAACGTGATCGCGTACGGAGTGCCGATCTCGTCGTGGCGCCGGTACCTACGACCGATCGACTGTGTGACGTCGAGTTCCAGCATGAAATGAGGACGGAGCATGTCGGCAACCTTCTCCGCTTCCGCCACGAGGTGCGGCTTCTTGGACAGCGGAAGCACGGCGACCTGATACGGGGCCAGCCTCGCGTCCAACCGCAGGACCACCCGTTTCTCTCCCCGGACCTCTTCCTCGTGGTACGCGTCCATGAGAAACGCGAACGTGGTTCTGGTCGCACCCGCCGCCGGCTCGATGACGTAGGGAAAGAACCGTTCCCCGGACTCGTCATCGAAGTAGCTGAGGTCCTGGCCACTGGCCTCGGCGTGCGCGCGCAGGTCGAAGTCGGTCCGGTTGGCGATCCCCTCGAGTTCGTCCCAACCCCACGGGTAGCGGTACTCGATGTCCGAGCATGCCGCGGCGTAGTGCGCCAACTCGTCGTGACCGTGCGGCCGCAGGCGGATGTTCTCGTCGGCCATGCCGAGATCCAGATACCAGCGGTGACGCTCACGGGACCAGTACCGATACCATTCGTCCGCCTCTTCGGGTCGGCAGAAGAACTCCATCTCCATCTGTTCGAACTCGCGAGTCCGAAACACGAACTGCCCAGGGGTGATCTCGTTGCGGAACGTCTTGCCGACCTGGGCAATGCCGAAAGGAAGTTTCATCCGTGCCGTGCGGCGCACGTTCTCGTAGTTGATGAAGATTCCCTGCGCCGTCTCCGGGCGAAGGTACACGAGACCGGCATCGCTCTCCACCGGGCCCATGAACGTCTTGAACATCAGGTTGAACTGGCGTGGCTCACCAAACGTACCCCGCCGGCCGCAATGTGGACACAGATCCTGGTCTTCGAGCTTGTCCAACCGATAGCGGGTATGACAGCTCGAACATTCGACCAGCGGGTCCGTGAATGAAGTCTCATGTCCCGAGGCGGCCCAGACTTGGCGTGCCTGAAGAATCGCCGAGTCGAGTCCGACGATGTCTCCGCGTAGCTGCACCATCGAACGCCACCACTCGTCCTTGACGTTTCGCAGCACCTGGACGCCCAGCGGGCCGTAGTCGTAGGCGGAGCGCAGACCACCGTAGATCTCCGAGGAAGGAAACACGAAGCCCCGCCGCTTTGCGAGGTTGACGATGGTGTCGAGTGTGACGGGCATGATCGGCTGCGTCCTCTGGTCGTGGCGGGAACGGGAATGATAGGCGAGACAGAGTACCCGGTACCGAGTACTTGGCACAGGGTACCGGAAAGGGAAGCGAGTCCGGCTACGCGGTCCCGAAGCGGCGCTTGCGACGTTGATACTCGGCGATCGCTGCGACCAGGTCTTCCCTGGAGAAGTCGGGCCAGAGGACTTCTGGGAACACGAACTCGGCATAGGCCGCCTGCCACAGCAGGAAGTTCGACAGGCGCATCTCGCCCGAGGTCCTGATGACGAGATCCACATCCGGCATCTCCGGCACGTAGAGCTGTCCTGCGAACGTCGACGGATCGATCCGTTCGGGATTCAACTCGCCCTGCTGAACGAGCAGCGCAAGACGTCTGGCAGCCTCGGCGATCTCCACCCTGCCGCCATAGTTGAAGGCGAACACGAGGCACATGCCATCGTTCGTTGCCGTCATTGCCGAGGTCTCCGCCATTCGAGCCCGGTTGCGCTCAGGGATGCGAGGGTCGTCCAGATCGCCGGCGAAAAAAATGCGAATCCCCTGCGCGTCGAGTTCGTCGCGCCGCCGAAGCAGAAGGTCCTCGTTGAAGAACATGAGGAACTCCACCTCGTCCTTGGATCGGGACCAGTTCTCCGTCGAGAATGTGAAGGCGCTGAGCCAGTCCACACCGAGTTCCCGTGCCGACTCGATGGTGGCAAACAGCGATGCTTCCCCCGCAGCATGCCCTGCGGTACGCGGAAGAGCGCGCTGCTCGGCCCAACGTCCGTTGCCGTCGAGGATGAGTCCGATGTGAGTCGGGATCCGACTCGAGTCGAGGTTCGGTTCACTCATGCATCACCGCCAGGGAGGACAATCTCCGCTCCAGATGGTGTTCGAGGAATCTCCTCGTGATGCCGAGCGCTTCACCGCAGAAGGCGGAGTCCTCTGGAGGAAGCCTATCGAGATCCGAAGCGGCGAGGCCTGCCAGATAGTTGGTCAGGCCAGGGCGCAGCCGGATCGTCCCACTCGGCCGGCAGGAGGTGCACACGGCCCCGCCTGCCGAAAGGCTGAACCGAAGGGGAACATCTCCTCTTCCACAACCGGCACAATGATCGAGCGCTGGAGCGAACCCGATGACATCGCTGAGCTTCAACAAGAAAGAGGTCACGAGATCGGGCCTCTCACCGCGTCGATCGAGGACCCTGAGACCTCGCTGCAGCAGCAGGAAGAGTCGGAGTGAAGGGTCGTCCTCCGTCGCAACCGCGTCCACGACCTCGACCATCGTGCCGGCCGCCAGCACCCGATCCAGATCCGCCCGAACGTTTGGGAATGCTTCGATCACGGAGACCTGGGTGATCGTGTCCAGGTTACGCCCCTCGTACAGAATCAGGTCGACGTGCGTGAATGGCTCGAGACGGCCACCAAATCGACTCTTCGTCTTGCGGATTCCCTTTGCGACCGTCCTGAGCTTGCCGTTGTTGGGGCTCAGGATGACCACGACACGGTCCGCTTCCCCGAATGCGTAGCTGCGGAGCACGATCCCTTGGTCGCTGCGAAGACCCATGGGTGAGATGGTAATGGTCGGACTGCGGGCAGCCGGCAATCAGCCGGCGGCCCGATGCCACCAGGCGTCAAAACATTCCCGACAGAGGACGGCGCGACGACTACTGACGACTGAACACTGGCAACTGATCACTTTCCGAATCCGAATCGATCCAGCATCTGAGGTTTGCGCTGCCAGTTCTTCTCGACCCTGACGCGTAAATCGAGATAGACGCGTGCTCCGAACAGCCGTTCCAACTCCGTGCGGGCCTCAGATCCTGCGTCGCGGAGCAGAAGCCCACCCTTGCCGATGACGATGCCCTTCTGGGAAGTGCGCTCGACGATGATGCGGGCGTCGACGTACACCGAACCGTCGGGACGCTGCTCGATCTCGCGAACGTCGACGACGAGTGAATGAGGAAGCTCGTCTCGGAGGCGGGCAAGGAACTTCTCTCTGATCAACTCCCCGGCGAGAAAGGACTCCGGTTGATCGGTGACGGCATCCGCCGGGTAATAGCGCGGACCCTCGGGTAGGAGTTTGCCCAACTCACTCAGGATCGACTCCAAGCCCTCTCCGTGCAGCGCACTCACCGGCACGTATGCGGCGAATCCCCATGCTGCAGCCTCGGCCAGACGTTCAGGGATCTGACCTTTCCTTGCAGCGTCGGTCTTGTTGACAACGACGATCACGGGCGATCCCGCTTTCGCAAGTCGTTCCGCGATCAGGCGATCGCCAGGACCGACCGGGGCGGTCGCGTCGATGAGAAAAACGACCGCGTCCGCCTCGGCGAGTGTTCCGTAGACGAGCCGATTGAGTCGTTCACCCAGAGCGTTGCGAGGTTTGTGAAGGCCCGGGGTGTCGACCAGGACGGCTTGGAACTCGGGCTCTTCGGTCACGGTCACGACGCCGCGCACCACGTTGCGTGTCGTCTGCGGACGAGGAGACGTGATCACCACCTTGCTCCCGACGAGCGCATTGACCAGCGTCGACTTGCCGACATTCGGTCGTCCAACGACCGCCACGAACCCCGACTTCATGTGGTTGCCGAACGGGTCACACGAACCTGGATCACCCTCCGCCCCTGCACGCTGACCACGATAAAGCGGATGCCGTGTCCCTCGAAGGCCTCCCCCTCATATGGGACCCGACCGGCGAGGTCCAAGAGCAGGCCACCGACCGTATCCCACTCGTCGTGTGGCAACTCGACATCGAGTGCATCTTCCAGGTCTTCGACAGGGAAACGGCCGTCGACGAGATAGGTGCCGCCTTCCTCTTCGACGAAGAGGCGGTCCTCCGTGTCGTATTCGTCGATGATCTCCCCGACGAGTTCCTCCAGAAGATCCTCGATGGTCACGAGACCGGCCGTCCCCCCGAACTCGTCCACTACGATCGCCATGTGCTGCTGTCGAGTCTGCATGTCCCGCAGCAGGTCGGGGATACGTTTGGTCTCGGGCACGAAGTAGACCGGCCGCATGATGCGGGTCACGGGCTCCGGACCGCCGCCGCGATCCATGATGCCCAGTAGGTCTTTGGCGTACACGAAACCGACGATGTCATCAGGGCTCTCCCCCACGACGGGAATCCTCGAGAAACCGTCCTCGATCACGATGTCGAGCGCCTTGTCCGTCGTCTCCCCCCGGTCGATCGTCACCATGTCCGGCCGAGGAATCATCACCTCGCGTACGAGCGTGTCCGAGAACTCGAGGACAGAACTGATCAGCTTCAATTCCTCCTCCTCGTCCTCGTCGGGCACATCGCCCTCTTCCGGTTCCTCGATCAGCAGGTCGCCCGTGCGCCGTCCAAGCGCGGCCACCAAGAAGAGCAATCCTGAAAAACGGTACGCGAGCGAGCCGGGATGGCCTCGACCGTAGGCTCGTGGGAGGATGTCCCCCACGAGGAGGACGACGGCCACGAGAGCGGCGAGCGCGCCGAGGAGCGCCCACCCTGTCAGGACGGTCGTGAGCGCCCACGTTGCCGGAACCGCAGACACCACCAGGATTCCTGAATGAACCATCCCGATGGACGGTTGGAGCCTCACTCGATCCTCGAGGAGATCCGCGACGGTATCGGCACCCGCCACCGACGCCGCCCCATCTCTCATGGCGTCCGCACGCGGTGTCAGCATCAACGAGACCGCGCCGGCACGGACCACGCCGGCGAGCACCAGGAACAGCAGCGATGCAATGAAACCGAGGATCACGAGCGGCCCCCGCAGCAGACGTCTGGCGCGAGGCGTCCGACACGAAGAACGAAGGAGCGAGGGCCGATCATGGCCATCGCCTTCCGGCTTTTGTCAAGAGCGCTCGTTCGCGGGCTTCCATTCGTTCTGCGTCCTCGTCACTCGTGTGGTCATAGCCGAGCAGGTGAAGGATGCCATGCACGACCATGAGCGCCAGTTCATCTTCGAATGACACCCCCAACTGGTCCGCTTGTTGCCGTACATACCGCGGAGCGATCACGACGTCCCCCAGATTCAGCGGCGGATCTCCCGGACCGGGATCCGGATACTCCCCCGGAGAGAGATGTTCGAGGGGAAACGCCAGAACATCGGTCGGTCCACTCCGTTCCATGAAGCGCTCGTTGTACTCGGTCATCTGGTCGAGACCAACGAGCATCAGCGTCACGTCGGCTTGGTTCGGAAGGCCTTCTTCTTCGAGCACGGTCGCGGCAAGCCGCCGAAGCGGCTCGGCTTCCAAGGGATCGTCTTGTTCGTCGGTCAGAAAGACGTTCATGAGGTCGCCTCGGGCACCGATGCATCAGCGTCATCCGGGAACCCCGGGTACGGAATCCGTTGGTGGTAGTAGCCGACGAGCGAATCGACGAATGCGGCCTTGACCCTCGTGAGCTCACCAAGCGTGAGGTCACTCTCGCCCAACTGCCCATCGGCGACCTTCTCCCCGACGACCTGTTCGACAACCTCCTCGATGCGGTCCGGCGTCGGGTCCTCGTCGGAGAACACCGCCCTCGCCGCACTCTCCAGGGCATCGGCCATCATGAGGATCGCCATCTCCTTCGACTGGGGCTTGTGTCCGTAATGGCGATAGTCGTCCACGTCGACGTTGTCGACGCCATAACGTTCACACGCCTTGTGATAGAAGTACCGCATGATTCCGTCACCGTGATGTGAGACGATTCCGTCCGCCACCGCCGTCGGTATCCGATAACGTTTCGCCAACTCGACTCCCTTGGAGACGTGGTCGCGAATGATCGCGGCAGACTCCTCCGGCGGAAGACTGTCGTGCGGGTTGGAGATGCCGAACTGGTTCTCGATGAAGAACTGGGGATTCTGTGTCTTGCCGAGGTCGTGATAGTACGCGGCTGCCCTCGCGAGCAGGTTGTTGGCGCCGATCGCCCTGGCGGCCCTGTCGGCGAGCGTCCCGACCATCAACGAGTGGTTGAACGTGCCCCGGGCCTCCTCCTCCATCATCTGGAGTGCCGGATGGTTGCGATCGGTCAGGTCCAGCAGTCGAAGCGTCGTCGTCACGTCGAACATGATCTCGAGGAACGAAACGGCGGCCACACCGATCAGCCCGGATAGGAACAGGCCGTTTGCGAACCCGTACAATCCCGCTGCGATCGCACCGTCCCACCCGTTGAAGAACCATGCGATTCCTCCGGCCATGGGGAACATCACCAGCGCGGTGTACACGATCGCCTTGCGCAGGTCTCCTCTCGCGGAAATGGATGAGACGAA from the bacterium BMS3Abin02 genome contains:
- the ybeY gene encoding endoribonuclease YbeY, with product MNVFLTDEQDDPLEAEPLRRLAATVLEEEGLPNQADVTLMLVGLDQMTEYNERFMERSGPTDVLAFPLEHLSPGEYPDPGPGDPPLNLGDVVIAPRYVRQQADQLGVSFEDELALMVVHGILHLLGYDHTSDEDAERMEARERALLTKAGRRWP